In Saimiri boliviensis isolate mSaiBol1 chromosome 12, mSaiBol1.pri, whole genome shotgun sequence, one genomic interval encodes:
- the NAGPA gene encoding N-acetylglucosamine-1-phosphodiester alpha-N-acetylglucosaminidase isoform X1 codes for MAASTGRWLVLRLALLGFFREASGGLGSGASRDDDLLLPYPRERARLPRDCTRVRAGSREHESWPPPPATPGAGGLALRTFVSHFGDRAVAGHLTRAVAPLLTFSVLEPGGPGGCAARRRATVEETARAAGCRVAQNGGFFRMNTGECLGNVVSYERRVSSSGGLQNAQFGIRRDGTLVTGYLSEEEVLDTENPFVQLLSGVVWLIRNGSIYINESQATECDETQETGSFSKFVNVISARTAIGHDWKGQLVLFHADGQTEQRGINLWEMAEFLLKQNVVNAINLDGGGSATFVLNGTLASYPSDHCQDSMWRCPRQVSTVVCVHEPRCQPPDCHGHGTCVDGHCQCTGHFWRGPGCGELDCGPSNCSQHGLCTETGCRCDAGWTGSNCSEECPLGWHGPGCQRPCECEHQCPCDPQTGNCSVSGVKQCLQPPEATLRAGELSFFTRATWLTLTLVLAFLLLLSTTANLSLLLSRAQRNRRLRGDYAYHPLQEMNGEPLATEKEQLGGAHNPFKD; via the exons ATGGCGGCCTCCACGGGTCGCTGGCTTGTCCTCCGGCTTGCGCTACTCGGCTTCTTCCGGGAGGCGTCCGGCGGCCTCGGCTCAGG GGCCTCTCGCGACGACGACTTGCTGCTGCCCTATCCACGCGAGCGCGCGCGCCTGCCCCGGGACTGCACACGGGTGCGCGCGGGCAGCCGCGAGCACGAGAGTTGGCCTCCGCCCCCCGCGACCCCCGGCGCCGGCGGCCTGGCCCTGCGCACCTTCGTGTCGCACTTCGGGGACCGCGCGGTGGCCGGCCACCTGACCCGGGCCGTTGCGCCCCTGCTCACCTTCTCGGTGCTGGAGCCCGGCGGGCCCGGCGGCTGCGCGGCGAGACGACGCGCCACCGTGGAGGAGACGGCGCGGGCGGCCGGCTGCCGCGTCGCCCAGAACGGCGGCTTCTTCCGCATGAACACGGGCGAGTGCCTGGGAAACGTAGTGAGCTACGAGCGGCGGGTGAGCAGCTCCGGGGGGCTGCAGAACGCGCAGTTCGGGATCCGCCGCGACGGGACCTTGGTCACCGG GTACCTGTCTGAGGAAGAGGTGCTGGACACTGAGAACCCCTTTGTGCAGCTGCTGAGTGGTGTCGTGTGGCTGATTCGTAATGGAAGCATCTACATCAACGAGAGCCAAGCCACCGAGTGCGACGAGACACAGGAGACAG GTTCCTTTAGCAAATTTGTGAATGTGATATCAGCCAGGACGGCCATCGGCCACGACTGGAAGGGCCAGCTGGTGCTGTTTCATGCAGACGGCCAAACGGAGCAGCGTGG CATCAATCTTTGGGAGATGGCAGAGTTCCTGCTGAAACAGAATGTGGTCAACGCCATCAACCTGGATGGGGGTGGATCTGCCACCTTCGTGCTCAACGGAACGTTGGCCAGTTACCCGTCAGATCACTG CCAGGACAGTATGTGGCGCTGTCCCCGCCAAGTGTCCACCGTGGTGTGTGTGCACGAGCCCCGCTGCCAGCCACCCGACTGCCATGGCCACGGAACCTGCGTGGACGGCCACTGCCAATGCACCGGGCACTTCTGGCGAGGCCCCGGCTGCGGCGAGCTGGACTGCGGCCCCTCCAACTGCAGCCAGCACGGGCTGTGCACAGAGA CTGGCTGCCGCTGTGATGCCGGATGGACTGGGTCCAACTGCAGTGAAG AATGTCCCCTTGGCTGGCACGGGCCGGGCTGCCAGAGGCCTTGCGAGTGTGAGCACCAGTGTCCCTGTGACCCCCAGACTGGCAACTGCAGTGTCTCCGGAG TAAAGCAGTGTCTGCAGCCACCTGAAGCCACCCTGAGGGCGGGAGAACTCTCCTTTTTCACCAG GGCCACGTGGCTGACGCTCACCCTGGTGCTggccttcctcctgctcctcagcACCACAGCAAACCTGTCCTTGCTGCTGTCCAGAGCACAGAGGAACCGGCGACTCCGTGGGGACTACGCCTACCACCCACTGCAGGAGATGAATGGGGAGCCCCTGGCCACAGAGAAGGAGCAGCTGGGGGGCGCCCACAACCCCTTCAAGGACTGA
- the NAGPA gene encoding N-acetylglucosamine-1-phosphodiester alpha-N-acetylglucosaminidase isoform X2: MAASTGRWLVLRLALLGFFREASGGLGSGASRDDDLLLPYPRERARLPRDCTRVRAGSREHESWPPPPATPGAGGLALRTFVSHFGDRAVAGHLTRAVAPLLTFSVLEPGGPGGCAARRRATVEETARAAGCRVAQNGGFFRMNTGECLGNVVSYERRVSSSGGLQNAQFGIRRDGTLVTGYLSEEEVLDTENPFVQLLSGVVWLIRNGSIYINESQATECDETQETGSFSKFVNVISARTAIGHDWKGQLVLFHADGQTEQRGINLWEMAEFLLKQNVVNAINLDGGGSATFVLNGTLASYPSDHCQDSMWRCPRQVSTVVCVHEPRCQPPDCHGHGTCVDGHCQCTGHFWRGPGCGELDCGPSNCSQHGLCTETGCRCDAGWTGSNCSEVKQCLQPPEATLRAGELSFFTRATWLTLTLVLAFLLLLSTTANLSLLLSRAQRNRRLRGDYAYHPLQEMNGEPLATEKEQLGGAHNPFKD, from the exons ATGGCGGCCTCCACGGGTCGCTGGCTTGTCCTCCGGCTTGCGCTACTCGGCTTCTTCCGGGAGGCGTCCGGCGGCCTCGGCTCAGG GGCCTCTCGCGACGACGACTTGCTGCTGCCCTATCCACGCGAGCGCGCGCGCCTGCCCCGGGACTGCACACGGGTGCGCGCGGGCAGCCGCGAGCACGAGAGTTGGCCTCCGCCCCCCGCGACCCCCGGCGCCGGCGGCCTGGCCCTGCGCACCTTCGTGTCGCACTTCGGGGACCGCGCGGTGGCCGGCCACCTGACCCGGGCCGTTGCGCCCCTGCTCACCTTCTCGGTGCTGGAGCCCGGCGGGCCCGGCGGCTGCGCGGCGAGACGACGCGCCACCGTGGAGGAGACGGCGCGGGCGGCCGGCTGCCGCGTCGCCCAGAACGGCGGCTTCTTCCGCATGAACACGGGCGAGTGCCTGGGAAACGTAGTGAGCTACGAGCGGCGGGTGAGCAGCTCCGGGGGGCTGCAGAACGCGCAGTTCGGGATCCGCCGCGACGGGACCTTGGTCACCGG GTACCTGTCTGAGGAAGAGGTGCTGGACACTGAGAACCCCTTTGTGCAGCTGCTGAGTGGTGTCGTGTGGCTGATTCGTAATGGAAGCATCTACATCAACGAGAGCCAAGCCACCGAGTGCGACGAGACACAGGAGACAG GTTCCTTTAGCAAATTTGTGAATGTGATATCAGCCAGGACGGCCATCGGCCACGACTGGAAGGGCCAGCTGGTGCTGTTTCATGCAGACGGCCAAACGGAGCAGCGTGG CATCAATCTTTGGGAGATGGCAGAGTTCCTGCTGAAACAGAATGTGGTCAACGCCATCAACCTGGATGGGGGTGGATCTGCCACCTTCGTGCTCAACGGAACGTTGGCCAGTTACCCGTCAGATCACTG CCAGGACAGTATGTGGCGCTGTCCCCGCCAAGTGTCCACCGTGGTGTGTGTGCACGAGCCCCGCTGCCAGCCACCCGACTGCCATGGCCACGGAACCTGCGTGGACGGCCACTGCCAATGCACCGGGCACTTCTGGCGAGGCCCCGGCTGCGGCGAGCTGGACTGCGGCCCCTCCAACTGCAGCCAGCACGGGCTGTGCACAGAGA CTGGCTGCCGCTGTGATGCCGGATGGACTGGGTCCAACTGCAGTGAAG TAAAGCAGTGTCTGCAGCCACCTGAAGCCACCCTGAGGGCGGGAGAACTCTCCTTTTTCACCAG GGCCACGTGGCTGACGCTCACCCTGGTGCTggccttcctcctgctcctcagcACCACAGCAAACCTGTCCTTGCTGCTGTCCAGAGCACAGAGGAACCGGCGACTCCGTGGGGACTACGCCTACCACCCACTGCAGGAGATGAATGGGGAGCCCCTGGCCACAGAGAAGGAGCAGCTGGGGGGCGCCCACAACCCCTTCAAGGACTGA